The Novosphingobium terrae genome has a window encoding:
- a CDS encoding amidohydrolase family protein — translation MPYRSSSLRQRVGRYRRAILLGAAMLACATGAPALATSAPMAEESFTIIQNGETVGSLTARHAAAGLHVSYRVDDNGRGPKLEEDIRLSPAAVPVSWTITGTSLMGGPVSESFAWDKGAAHWHSQADAGDKPAVNAPLYIANDATPYDLLLYAHAALAQSRNPDHGSLPVLPGGTLTVDRLRTVTLGSGARRVAASVYRLSGLQLAPQYILLDQQKRLLASIGDLAVTVAKGHEGDVPQLLVLARQLAEERVATLQKELAHRVEAPIRLRNVHIYNPRSMTRGDLSTLIVMDDRITQILPGDGGPVPADEAVIDGQGGTVYPGLFDMHSHTSLDSGLFYLAAGVTSTRDMGNDNAFLQQVLKRLQAREMAGPAITPDGFIEGRSPYSARMGFVVDTVDKGLDAVRWYADRGYREIKIYNSLNPDWVKPLASEAHRLGLGVTGHVPAFSSPDRVIADGYDTIAHLNQLTLGWVLSPREDTRTPLRLTAMVRLADLDLNAPQVQASVALMKAHHTSLDTTTSIIERLMLSRAGVGGPGDDVWLDHMPIGYERYRKRTYVPLKDKAEDDAYFKAFDKALAVMTMLHKAGIRMLPGTDDTTGFSLQRELELYVKAGISPAQVLRMGTLDCATYLGTDHQTGSLEVGKQADIVLVAGDPTKDIAAIKQPAMVMHAGAVYYPAEIYRALGIAPFAAAPALHMPTMAPPVAGASAGSGFAADDDGDFQP, via the coding sequence ATGCCTTATCGCTCTTCGTCTCTCCGGCAGCGGGTTGGCCGTTATCGTCGCGCAATCCTGCTGGGCGCCGCCATGCTGGCCTGCGCGACCGGGGCTCCTGCTCTGGCAACATCCGCGCCGATGGCCGAGGAAAGCTTCACCATCATCCAGAATGGCGAGACGGTGGGTAGCCTTACGGCACGCCATGCGGCGGCAGGCCTGCACGTCTCCTACCGGGTGGATGACAATGGCCGCGGTCCGAAACTGGAAGAGGATATCCGCCTGTCGCCCGCCGCTGTCCCGGTCAGCTGGACGATCACGGGCACCTCGCTGATGGGCGGCCCGGTCAGCGAGAGCTTTGCGTGGGATAAGGGCGCCGCCCATTGGCACAGCCAGGCCGACGCCGGAGACAAGCCCGCCGTCAACGCGCCGCTATACATCGCCAATGATGCCACACCCTATGACTTGCTGCTCTATGCCCATGCCGCGCTGGCCCAGAGCCGCAATCCCGATCACGGCAGTCTGCCGGTGCTGCCCGGCGGCACGCTGACCGTGGACCGGCTGCGCACGGTTACGCTCGGCAGCGGGGCCAGAAGGGTTGCGGCCAGCGTCTATCGTCTGTCGGGGCTGCAACTGGCGCCGCAATATATCCTGCTCGATCAGCAGAAGCGGTTGCTTGCCTCCATCGGCGATCTGGCGGTGACGGTGGCCAAGGGGCACGAAGGCGATGTGCCGCAGCTGCTGGTGCTGGCCCGCCAACTGGCCGAGGAGCGCGTGGCCACGCTGCAGAAGGAGCTGGCTCACCGCGTCGAGGCGCCGATCCGCTTGCGCAATGTCCATATCTACAATCCGCGCAGCATGACACGCGGGGACCTCTCCACCCTGATCGTCATGGACGACCGCATCACCCAGATCCTGCCCGGCGACGGCGGCCCGGTTCCGGCAGACGAGGCAGTGATCGATGGCCAGGGCGGCACCGTCTATCCCGGCCTGTTCGATATGCATTCGCACACCTCGCTCGACAGCGGGCTGTTCTATCTGGCGGCGGGCGTCACCTCCACGCGTGATATGGGCAATGACAATGCCTTCCTCCAGCAGGTTCTCAAACGCCTTCAGGCCCGCGAGATGGCCGGACCCGCCATCACGCCCGACGGCTTTATCGAGGGCCGCAGCCCCTATTCGGCGCGCATGGGCTTTGTGGTCGATACGGTGGACAAGGGCCTCGACGCGGTGCGCTGGTATGCCGACCGGGGCTATCGCGAGATCAAGATCTACAATTCGCTCAATCCCGACTGGGTCAAGCCGCTGGCCAGCGAAGCCCATCGTCTGGGCCTTGGCGTCACCGGCCATGTGCCTGCCTTCAGCTCGCCGGACCGGGTGATCGCGGATGGTTACGACACCATCGCCCATCTCAATCAGCTGACGCTAGGCTGGGTGCTCTCCCCCAGGGAAGACACACGCACGCCCTTGCGGCTGACCGCCATGGTCCGGCTCGCCGATCTCGATCTCAACGCACCGCAGGTGCAGGCCAGCGTCGCGCTGATGAAGGCGCATCACACCAGCCTCGACACCACCACCTCAATCATCGAGCGGTTGATGCTGAGCCGCGCGGGTGTCGGCGGTCCGGGCGATGATGTCTGGCTCGACCATATGCCGATCGGCTATGAACGCTATCGCAAGCGCACCTATGTGCCGCTGAAGGACAAGGCCGAGGATGATGCCTATTTCAAGGCTTTCGACAAGGCGCTGGCGGTGATGACCATGCTGCACAAGGCAGGCATCCGCATGCTGCCCGGCACCGACGACACCACCGGCTTCAGCCTGCAACGCGAACTGGAACTCTATGTGAAGGCCGGGATCTCGCCCGCGCAGGTGCTGCGCATGGGCACGCTGGATTGCGCGACCTATCTGGGCACCGATCATCAGACCGGCAGTCTGGAGGTGGGCAAGCAGGCCGATATCGTGCTGGTGGCCGGTGATCCCACCA